The Linepithema humile isolate Giens D197 chromosome 2, Lhum_UNIL_v1.0, whole genome shotgun sequence genome has a segment encoding these proteins:
- the LOC105678764 gene encoding leucine-rich repeat-containing protein 15-like: MSKMTTLHLLAVFFATTAFALNEELLEQECPVDCHCHYFRINWVTDCSDSNLTTIPYSELSHDVYVLDMNDNNIANFDPFPSSIKLRRLQMAHNQLTELTYESFAGLTYLLDADFSYNAITRVDPEAFRDSPGLITLELQHNPLNEVEEHFLNCRTLLYLDLNSCGIRHLNTRFFYNTTHLNKLDLSYNPLQRIEPGPFDHLTNLEYLKLNGCNLTYISPEAFSHLENLRQLEIADNELKTLDWRSVLTPLVRLEHLDIRNTDITNLPGDAFAKNLYLRQLVLADNELWHLDVEDTLGHNLHSLQSLDLSNCNLHDRLSEEAFRNASKLRVLNLSGNPMFASDLTAVLRHLPKLHKLSLSNCSLRRLPNAFDIFEHLEELDISHNPLSDAFVSLLNPLRSLEYLDMSYCGLGYVGNNTFAQMTFLKQLILSGNELHTLEEGLFANLTRLESLELNNCDLKMPVDPKVFGDRQSTDIIELKLSGNPLIVPDEGSLLPLQLSNLEILDLSNCGVSHLNENLFTMTNNLTQLNLSGNSISGVENLSSLKKLRALEHIDLSNNNLRTINPKIFKSNPRLLSVNLMGNPFICNCSITETWDWAVHEKGDLNVLVGSQPANFEAGSAKRKKNLSCAYDEETYRSMIDENQATANRKHYPSQFTPSRTWAKYVRESNCNRRS; this comes from the exons ATGTCCAAGATGACGACATTGCATTTGCTTGCGGTATTCTTCGCTACTACGGCGTTCGCTCTGAACGAGGAACTGCTGGAGCAGGAATGTCCCGTAGATTGCCACTGTCACTACTTTCGCATCAACTGGGTGACGGACTGCTCGGATAGCAACCTGACGACCATCCCATACAGCGAGCTCAGCCACGATGTCTATGTTTTAGACatgaatgataataatatcgcAAACTTCGACCCGTTTCCAAGCTCGATCAAGCTAAGGCGCCTCCAAATGGCGCACAACCAACTAACCGAGCTGACGTACGAGTCGTTCGCCGGATTAACGTACCTTTTGGATGCAGATTTCTCGTATAATGCCATTACACGGGTGGATCCTGAAGCGTTTCG GGACAGTCCGGGTCTAATTACATTGGAACTCCAGCATAATCCTTTGAACGAGGTCGAGGAACATTTCCTGAATTGCCGCACGCTGCTCTACCTCGATCTGAATTCATGTGGCATCCGCCATCTCAACACACGCTTCTTTTACAACACGACGCATCTGAATAAGCTCGACCTGTCGTACAATCCTCTGCAAAGGATAGAACCGGGTCCCTTCGATCATCTGACAAACTTGGAATACCTCAAGCTGAACGGATGCAATTTAACCTATATATCTCCCGAGGCGTTTTCCCACCTAGAAAATCTGCGACAATTAGAGATAGCAGACAATGAATTGAAGACGTTAGATTGGAGGAGCGTTCTCACGCCGTTGGTGCGTCTGGAACATTTAGATATCCGCAACACCGACATCACCAATCTACCGGGTGACGCGTTCGCCAAGAACTTGTATCTCCGACAATTGGTCCTCGCGGACAACGAATTGTGGCATCTGGACGTCGAGGATACGCTTGGTCACAACTTGCATAGCCTACAATCACTGGACCTGTCGAATTGCAATTTGCATGACCGCCTATCCGAGGAAGCTTTCAGAAACGCGAGTAAGCTACGCGTACTCAATCTGAGCGGCAATCCGATGTTCGCCAGCGATCTAACTGCCGTTCTTCGCCATTTGCCGAAGCTTCACAAACTCTCGCTCAGCAATTGCAGCCTCCGAAGATTGCCAAATGCGTTCGATATATTCGAACACCTTGAAGAACTCGATATCTCCCATAATCCACTATCCGACGCGTTCGTCAGTCTTCTCAATCCGTTAAGATCTTTGGAGTATTTGGATATGTCTTATTGCGGCCTCGGTTATGTCGGAAATAACACCTTCGCGCAAATGACCTTTCTGAAGCAACTGATTCTTTCGGGCAACGAATTGCATACTCTCGAAGAAGGATTATTCGCGAATCTGACGCGTTTGGAAAGCTTAGAATTGAACAATTGCGACCTCAAGATGCCCGTCGATCCGAAGGTCTTCGGAGATCGTCAATCGACCGATATAATAGAACTGAAACTCAGTGGCAATCCGTTGATCGTGCCCGATGAAGGCTCGCTGCTTCCATTGCAATTATCCAATCTGGAGATTCTGGATCTCAGCAACTGCGGCGTCTCGCATTTGAACGAAAACTTATTTACCATGACGAACAATCTCACTCAATTGAATCTTTCCGGAAATTCCATTTCTGGCGTGGAGAATTTGAGCTCTTTGAAGAAACTGCGCGCGTTAGAGCATATAGATCTCAGTAACAACAATTTGCGCACGATCAATCCTAAGATATTCAAGTCGAATCCGCGTTTACTCTCGGTTAATCTCATGGGGAATCCATTTATCTGCAATTGCTCTATCACGGAGACTTGGGACTGGGCCGTACATGAGAAAGGTGATCTCAATGTACTCGTTGGCAGTCAACCGGCCAACTTTGAAGCCGGCTCCGCCAAGCGAAAGAAAAATCTCTCCTGCGCTTACGACGAGGAAACTTATCGAAGCATGATAGACGAGAATCAGGCAACCGCAAATCGCAAGCACTATCCCAGTCAATTCACACCCTCTCGCACTTGGGCCAAGTACGTTCGCGAGTCCAATTGTAATCGACGTTCATGA
- the Hydr1 gene encoding phospholipase ABHD3, producing the protein MLHLFENILYIPKLYYGALLGIGFCIYYLCEVVKTPLLVCADGPFRLFLEVNVPLVRNKFWPTLWCFESRAQTIMASILRSRIWPLVEYRREILTLSDGGEVALDWAEKDCSITSPIVIILPGLTGGSQAEYIKCLVSAAKKCGIRCMIFNNRGLGGMTLKTPRTYCAANYDDLTEVIEHVRKLYPHVLLGATGISMGGLILGNYLAQEGLAARNKLKACLIISVPWNVFAATKNTEENYFNLMLNKYLAGNLCRTLQKYKTSGVNFFNVDIDTTLKSQTVREFDSNFTTKQFGYNNVEEYYRDASLNDKLHLIEVPTLCLSAADDPFQPIQAIPLKEISKSKNVAVVVTSRGGHIGFLEGVWPIKDEQYMGKFFSQFFAGMFTSDFD; encoded by the exons ATGCTGCATCTCTTCGAAAATATTCTGTACATCCCAAAGCTGTATTATGGTGCACTGCTGGGCATTGGCTTCTGTATCTATTATCTCTGCGAGGTCGTTAAG ACACCTTTATTAGTTTGTGCCGATGGACCATTCCGCTTATTTTTGGAAGTAAATGTCCCGCTTGTACGAAATAAATTCTGGCCGACATTATGGTGCTTCGAATCGCGAGCACAAACTATTATGGCCAGCATCTTAAGATCTCGAATATGGCCACTTGTCGAATATCGCAG ggAAATTTTAACTTTGTCCGACGGAGGCGAAGTGGCTTTAGATTGGGCCGAAAAAGATTGTTCCATTACTTCGCCGATCGTTATCATTTTACCTGGTCTTACGGGCGGTAGTCAAGCGGAATATATTAAGTGCCTAGTGTCAGCCGCGAAAAAATGTGGGATACGATGTATGATTTTCAACAATAGAGGTTTAGGCGGAATGACACTCAAG ACCCCGCGAACATATTGCGCTGCAAACTACGATGATTTAACTGAAGTTATAGAACACGTGAGAAAACTTTATCCTCATGTACTCCTGGGGGCAACTGGAATCTCTATGGGAGG GTTGATCCTAGGTAATTATTTAGCGCAAGAAGGCTTAGCagcaagaaataaattgaaagcaTGTCTTATTATTTCGGTGCCATGGAACGTGTTCGCTGCAACGAAGAACACCGaagaaaattactttaatcTAATGCTGAATAAGTATCTAGCCGGTAATCTATGTCGCAcactacaaaaatataaaacctCTGGCGTTAATTTCTTCAATGTGGATATCGACACAACTCTTAag AGCCAAACAGTAAGAGAATTCGATTCTAATTTTACGACAAAACAATTTGGATACAATAACGTCGAAGAGTATTATCGAGATGCTTCGTTGAACGACAAATTGCATCTGATCGAAGTTCCAACATTGTGTCTTAGCGCCGCAGATGATCCATTCCAGCCAATACAAG caATACCTCTGAAGGaaataagtaaaagtaaaaacgTGGCTGTAGTGGTAACATCACGTGGCGGTCATATTGGTTTCCTAGAAGGCGTTTGGCCGATCAAAGACGAGCAATATATGGGCAAATTCTTCTCGCAATTTTTCGCGGGGATGTTCACTAGCGATTTCGACTAG